Proteins found in one Sporosarcina sp. FSL K6-3457 genomic segment:
- a CDS encoding aspartate carbamoyltransferase catalytic subunit produces the protein MDHLVSMKQLSEEEIMALLERAETFKKFGVREFPGKYTVSNLFFEPSTRTKMSFEMAERQIGLDVLPFESSFSSTLKGETLYDTVKTLEAIGVDALVIRHPEDGYYEELVGRTSISLINGGDGSGQHPTQSLLDLFTIKEEFGSFKGLNVLIAGDIVHSRVARSNADALEKLGANVTFLCPTEWAGEFRSVDSWDEVIETSDVVMLLRVQHERHEGEALFTKESYHEQYGLTERRAEQMKERAIIMHPGPFNRGVEIADSLIECKQSRIFKQMENGVFIRAAVLEAILKGRN, from the coding sequence ATGGATCACTTAGTATCAATGAAGCAACTATCAGAAGAAGAAATTATGGCACTTCTTGAGCGAGCAGAAACGTTTAAAAAATTTGGTGTGCGGGAATTTCCCGGGAAATATACGGTTAGTAATTTATTTTTCGAACCGAGTACTCGAACGAAAATGAGTTTTGAAATGGCAGAACGGCAAATTGGTCTCGACGTATTACCATTTGAATCTAGTTTCTCTAGTACGCTAAAAGGGGAAACATTATATGACACGGTGAAAACACTAGAGGCAATCGGTGTAGATGCACTTGTTATCCGGCATCCTGAGGATGGTTACTACGAGGAACTCGTCGGTCGGACAAGCATCTCTCTCATTAATGGCGGAGATGGTTCAGGTCAGCATCCGACACAGTCACTATTAGATTTATTTACGATAAAAGAAGAGTTTGGTTCATTCAAAGGATTGAATGTGTTAATCGCAGGAGACATTGTACATAGTCGTGTGGCGCGCTCAAATGCAGATGCTCTAGAGAAATTAGGCGCCAATGTGACATTCCTCTGTCCGACTGAGTGGGCAGGCGAATTCCGCAGCGTTGATTCATGGGATGAAGTGATTGAAACAAGTGATGTTGTGATGCTTCTACGCGTCCAACATGAAAGGCATGAGGGAGAAGCGCTCTTTACAAAAGAAAGCTACCATGAACAGTATGGATTGACCGAGCGGCGAGCTGAACAGATGAAAGAACGTGCAATCATTATGCATCCAGGTCCTTTTAATCGGGGTGTTGAAATAGCAGACAGTCTAATAGAATGTAAGCAATCGCGAATTTTTAAACAGATGGAAAATGGTGTGTTCATACGGGCAGCCGTATTGGAAGCAATTTTGAAAGGGAGGAATTAA
- a CDS encoding uracil-xanthine permease family protein, protein MTEKVLDVHEKPKAGRWLILSLQHMFAMFGATILVPQLVGLSPAIALLTSGIATIVFVLVTRFQVPAYLGSSFAFIIPIQVATETGGIGSAMIGSMFVALVYGNVSLVIWKTGHNWIMKILPPIVVAPVIIVIGLALSPTAISMASTITVDGESVYSMLHFSAALVTLATAIICLMFFKGMISLMPILIGIIVGYIYSAAIGILDFTQVLEAKTFEFPKMLIPGIDYDFVITPTLLVVMVPIAIVTISEHIGHQLVLGRIVERDYIESPGLHRSLLGDGLGTLISGLVGGPPKTTYGENIGVLALTRVYSVYVILGAAVFAIAFSFLGKAMALIATIPTAVLGGVSILLFGIIASSGLRMLVDHKVDFGHQRNLVIASVILVIGIGGASIEISETFQIEGMALAAIVGVLLNLVLPGRTKDSLDLNQQKFTADSSQGKPPADVTNFEGS, encoded by the coding sequence ATGACTGAAAAAGTATTGGATGTACATGAAAAGCCTAAAGCAGGAAGATGGCTTATCCTGAGTTTGCAACATATGTTTGCCATGTTTGGCGCCACGATTTTAGTTCCACAACTCGTCGGATTAAGCCCAGCAATTGCGCTACTTACAAGTGGAATTGCAACCATCGTATTTGTACTCGTGACACGCTTTCAGGTTCCGGCGTACTTAGGCTCCTCTTTCGCCTTTATCATTCCGATTCAGGTGGCAACTGAAACAGGTGGTATCGGCAGTGCGATGATTGGTAGTATGTTCGTCGCATTGGTTTACGGAAACGTCTCCTTGGTGATATGGAAAACAGGCCATAATTGGATTATGAAAATATTGCCGCCGATTGTTGTAGCACCTGTTATTATCGTCATTGGCTTAGCTTTATCACCGACAGCGATTAGCATGGCGAGTACAATCACGGTTGACGGCGAATCAGTCTACAGTATGCTACATTTCTCAGCAGCACTAGTAACTTTAGCAACTGCCATCATCTGTCTGATGTTTTTCAAAGGTATGATTAGCTTAATGCCAATCCTGATCGGTATTATCGTCGGCTATATTTACTCAGCAGCAATCGGCATTCTTGATTTTACACAAGTACTAGAAGCAAAGACGTTCGAGTTTCCGAAAATGCTGATTCCAGGCATTGATTATGACTTTGTGATAACACCTACACTCCTTGTGGTTATGGTGCCCATCGCGATTGTCACGATTTCAGAACATATCGGACATCAGCTCGTCTTAGGACGAATTGTGGAAAGGGATTACATAGAAAGTCCTGGGTTACACCGCTCCCTTCTTGGTGATGGACTCGGTACACTCATTAGTGGACTTGTTGGTGGTCCGCCGAAAACAACCTACGGTGAAAATATTGGTGTCCTAGCACTGACACGTGTTTACAGCGTTTACGTTATTCTAGGCGCAGCAGTATTCGCCATCGCCTTCTCATTCTTAGGAAAAGCAATGGCCTTGATCGCAACGATTCCGACAGCGGTCCTCGGAGGTGTGTCAATCCTCCTCTTCGGAATTATCGCATCATCTGGATTACGCATGCTGGTGGATCATAAAGTTGATTTTGGTCATCAGCGCAACCTGGTCATTGCATCCGTCATCTTGGTTATTGGTATCGGTGGCGCATCCATCGAGATAAGCGAGACCTTCCAAATTGAAGGAATGGCATTGGCAGCGATCGTTGGAGTACTGCTCAATCTCGTATTGCCAGGGAGAACTAAGGACAGCCTTGACTTGAACCAGCAGAAGTTCACAGCTGATTCAAGTCAAGGCAAGCCTCCGGCGGATGTCACAAATTTTGAGGGGAGTTAA
- the pyrR gene encoding bifunctional pyr operon transcriptional regulator/uracil phosphoribosyltransferase PyrR encodes MTEKANILDEQAIGRAVTRIAHEIIERNKGIDECILVGIKTRGAYLAKRLAEKIEQIEGRAIKTGELDITLYRDDLVPKHDNEEPLVQQVDIKHDVSDKKVVLVDDVLYTGRTVRAAMDAVMDLGRPASIQLAVLVDRGHRELPIRPDYVGKNIPTSSEERVVVSVQETDGKDSVSIHSK; translated from the coding sequence ATGACGGAAAAAGCAAATATTTTAGATGAACAGGCAATTGGACGAGCAGTCACACGGATTGCCCATGAAATAATTGAACGTAACAAAGGAATCGACGAGTGCATTCTTGTCGGCATTAAAACAAGGGGGGCTTATCTCGCTAAAAGGCTCGCTGAAAAAATCGAGCAAATCGAAGGCAGAGCTATTAAGACAGGAGAACTCGATATTACATTGTATCGCGATGACCTTGTGCCGAAACATGATAATGAAGAGCCTCTTGTCCAACAAGTGGACATTAAGCATGATGTGTCAGATAAAAAAGTAGTCCTCGTCGATGATGTGTTGTACACAGGCAGAACGGTACGTGCGGCAATGGACGCTGTCATGGATTTAGGTAGACCGGCATCCATTCAACTAGCAGTACTTGTTGACAGAGGTCACAGAGAATTACCGATTCGTCCTGATTATGTCGGGAAAAACATTCCGACATCCAGCGAAGAGCGCGTTGTCGTTAGTGTACAAGAGACTGATGGCAAAGATAGCGTATCAATTCATTCGAAATAA
- a CDS encoding RluA family pseudouridine synthase, with translation MDQFEIDITEEHANSRIDKVLTTVNSDWSRTQVQQWLKDGLVLVGGIQVKPNYKVKQGDTITVDEPEPEELDVVAEDLNLDIIYEDKDVLVVNKPRGMVVHPAPGHATGTVVNGLMHHCKDLSGINGVLRPGIVHRTDKDTSGLLMVAKNDQAHVSLVDQLVAKSVTRVYKALVHGHIPHDNGTIDAPIGRDQRDRQSMAIVDKGKHAVTHFKVLERFGGNYTLVECRLETGRTHQIRVHMKYIGYPLVGDPKYGPKKTLEFGGQVLHAGTLGFNHPSTGEYMEFTSPVPEDFQALIDKVRKSVDRIEE, from the coding sequence ATGGATCAGTTTGAAATTGATATAACAGAAGAACATGCAAATAGCCGTATTGACAAAGTATTGACAACAGTCAACTCTGATTGGTCACGAACGCAGGTTCAGCAGTGGTTGAAGGATGGCTTAGTCCTAGTAGGTGGCATCCAAGTCAAACCTAATTATAAAGTAAAGCAAGGCGATACAATCACAGTCGATGAACCAGAACCAGAAGAACTCGATGTCGTTGCGGAGGATCTGAATCTCGATATTATCTATGAAGATAAAGACGTCCTCGTCGTCAACAAGCCGCGCGGTATGGTCGTGCATCCAGCACCCGGGCATGCAACAGGAACAGTCGTTAATGGTCTGATGCATCATTGTAAGGACTTATCGGGCATTAACGGAGTACTGCGCCCGGGTATTGTCCACCGTACTGACAAAGACACATCGGGCTTGTTAATGGTAGCAAAAAATGATCAGGCTCACGTATCATTGGTAGACCAGCTCGTTGCCAAATCAGTGACACGTGTTTACAAGGCGCTTGTTCATGGGCATATTCCACATGATAATGGAACAATTGACGCACCAATTGGTCGTGATCAACGCGATCGCCAAAGCATGGCCATTGTCGATAAAGGCAAACATGCGGTGACCCATTTTAAAGTGCTTGAACGTTTTGGCGGCAATTATACGCTTGTTGAATGTCGACTGGAGACGGGGAGAACACACCAAATCCGTGTCCATATGAAGTATATTGGTTATCCACTTGTAGGCGATCCGAAATACGGTCCGAAAAAAACGCTTGAATTCGGTGGACAAGTACTGCACGCGGGAACGCTCGGCTTCAATCATCCTTCAACTGGAGAGTATATGGAGTTTACAAGTCCTGTGCCTGAAGATTTCCAAGCATTGATTGACAAAGTTCGAAAAAGCGTTGACAGAATAGAAGAGTAA
- the lspA gene encoding signal peptidase II, giving the protein MFIYYGLAAFLILLDQWTKWLVVKNMELGERISIADPYLGLLSHRNRGAAWGMLEGQMWLFYIVTVVVVAGIIYFFHKEAKGSVLFGLSLMFLLGGAIGNFIDRLLRKEVVDFVDVIIPVINYDFPIFNVADAALTVGVVLIIIHVILDEKKNKKKVS; this is encoded by the coding sequence TTGTTTATTTATTATGGATTGGCAGCATTTCTGATCCTTTTAGATCAATGGACGAAATGGCTTGTCGTTAAAAACATGGAGCTTGGCGAAAGAATTAGTATCGCAGATCCCTATTTGGGCTTGCTTTCTCATCGAAACAGAGGAGCGGCGTGGGGAATGCTTGAAGGACAGATGTGGTTGTTTTATATCGTCACAGTTGTCGTCGTGGCAGGCATTATCTACTTTTTTCATAAAGAAGCGAAAGGATCTGTCCTTTTCGGCTTGAGTTTAATGTTCCTACTTGGCGGTGCGATTGGTAACTTTATCGATCGTCTGTTGCGCAAAGAGGTCGTCGATTTTGTTGACGTTATCATCCCGGTTATCAACTATGATTTCCCGATATTTAATGTAGCAGATGCCGCATTGACCGTCGGTGTAGTCCTCATCATCATCCATGTCATTCTGGATGAAAAAAAGAATAAGAAAAAGGTGTCCTAA